From Scytonema millei VB511283, the proteins below share one genomic window:
- a CDS encoding ABC transporter ATP-binding protein, protein MKTVTTDSPTFESNPSERPAVIQTSQLRKVYRTGFWMNQKIPSLKGCSLTVYQGETFGLLGPNGAGKTTLLKLLLGILRPTSGQGLLLGQPLGDRPIKQRIGYLPENAYYYDYLTGWEVLEMAAGLFQIPRSVQRQRIPQLLELVGLPLIAARKKQLRQYSKGMVQRVGMAQALINNPELVFLDEPMSGLDPLGRYQMRQIILSLKAQGKTIFFNSHILSEVEQICDRVAILAQGNLICSGSLDELLGTTDAYHVKGKGGDVEILCQWLTNLQIEADGTWKGELSGEPYDFLAKLRSLGGQIVGMNLSRPSLEEFFLQQISATSGSREQGAGSRV, encoded by the coding sequence ATGAAGACTGTTACTACTGATTCGCCTACTTTTGAATCTAATCCTTCCGAGCGCCCAGCAGTCATTCAAACTTCTCAATTGCGGAAAGTTTACCGGACTGGCTTTTGGATGAATCAGAAAATTCCCTCGCTCAAAGGTTGCTCTCTAACGGTATATCAGGGCGAAACTTTTGGTCTTCTGGGACCGAATGGAGCGGGTAAAACAACGCTCTTAAAATTATTGTTGGGTATTCTTCGCCCCACGAGCGGACAAGGTTTATTATTAGGTCAACCTTTAGGCGATCGCCCGATCAAACAACGCATTGGCTATTTACCAGAAAATGCTTATTACTACGACTATCTAACTGGTTGGGAAGTTTTAGAAATGGCAGCGGGACTGTTTCAAATTCCCCGCAGCGTTCAACGTCAGCGCATTCCTCAACTGCTGGAATTAGTCGGACTGCCTTTAATTGCTGCCCGCAAAAAGCAACTACGCCAATATTCTAAGGGTATGGTGCAGCGGGTAGGGATGGCACAAGCTTTGATCAATAACCCAGAATTAGTGTTTTTAGACGAACCGATGTCTGGTTTAGATCCGTTAGGACGCTACCAGATGCGACAGATTATTCTTTCTCTCAAAGCTCAAGGCAAGACTATTTTTTTCAACAGTCATATCTTGTCTGAAGTCGAGCAAATTTGCGATCGCGTTGCCATCCTAGCTCAAGGAAATTTAATTTGTAGCGGTTCCCTGGATGAATTATTGGGAACGACTGATGCTTATCACGTCAAAGGCAAAGGTGGTGATGTAGAAATACTCTGCCAATGGTTAACTAATTTGCAAATAGAAGCCGATGGGACTTGGAAAGGCGAACTTAGTGGCGAACCCTACGATTTTCTGGCAAAGTTGCGTTCTCTCGGCGGGCAGATCGTCGGCATGAATTTGTCTCGTCCTTCTTTGGAAGAGTTTTTCTTGCAACAAATTTCTGCTACATCAGGGAGTAGGGAGCAGGGAGCAGGGAGCAGGGTGTAA
- a CDS encoding CBS domain-containing protein encodes MDLILCHTTADFDALGAAVGLSRLWAGAKIVLTGGSHPAVKDFLALHRDEYALIERRSVNPKQIRSLIVVDTQHRDRLGAAAEWLDLPQVEQIVVYDHHLEIDSDISATATHIADVGATTTLIVEELQVQQVEITPFEATVMTLGIHVDTGSLSFDQANHRDALALAWLMQQGASLHVVRDYIDPGFSPQLQALLTEALDNFHCDRLRGYTVTWVLLKTPGYVSGLSSLAARLMELTESDAVLLGARYALGDSGEERLTVIGRSQIPGTNLNDLFQPLGGGGHSQAASLSLRGVDGQATLQHLVDRLKATIPHPPTARELMSSPVRTIRPDTTIAEAQRILLRYGHSGLSVVDPTGKLVGIISRRDLDIALHHGFSHAPAKGYMTTNIKTITPDTTLPEIQALMVTYDIGRLPVLQDGELRGIVTRTDVLRELHQEGARSEERGVRGNAVGIIPPGAFLRLLSDRLAAPFWELLTKASAQAEQRGWHLYLVGGGVRDLLLAKQNGAAPLYLQDIDLVVDGFHRAADVGAGVELARALQQLYPAARLEIHGAFQTAALLWHKDPIFGSLWIDIATARTEFYPYPAANPEVEASSIRQDLYRRDFTVNSLAVRLTPPRAGEMLDFFGGLLDLQAKEIRVLHPNSFIEDPTRIYRAVRFAVRLEFAIEPQTENYIRYAINSGIYKRTQGNNSRAPALQTRLKNELKYILQAPYWQAALRLLGDLDALQCLHETLKLDKALWQQLRFLERCLRRFNRESVRAGLETRPYGSRESGKGAERQRGRGEILPLTPHSSLLTPDWLLRLEVLIAYLAPEYRDRVAQNLQLPDDSINRLRHLQQAQERVLTALPSCRLPSQVFDLLRQYDLPMLILIALRSPRPVRSLVWQYVTHGANVQPLLNGHDLKQLGYKPGPQYRQILDDLLAATLDGTIRDRTEAKSYLFEHYPR; translated from the coding sequence ATGGACTTAATTCTTTGTCATACAACAGCGGATTTTGATGCTTTGGGTGCGGCTGTGGGGCTGTCGCGGCTGTGGGCGGGAGCGAAGATCGTGCTGACGGGTGGTAGTCATCCAGCGGTAAAGGATTTTTTGGCACTGCATCGAGACGAATATGCTTTGATCGAGCGCCGTTCTGTGAATCCGAAACAAATTCGATCGCTGATCGTCGTCGATACACAACACCGCGATCGCTTGGGTGCGGCGGCGGAGTGGCTGGATTTGCCCCAAGTCGAACAGATTGTTGTTTACGACCACCACTTAGAAATTGACAGCGATATTTCGGCTACGGCAACTCATATTGCTGATGTGGGAGCGACTACGACGCTAATTGTCGAAGAATTACAAGTTCAGCAGGTGGAAATTACGCCGTTTGAAGCAACTGTGATGACGTTAGGCATCCACGTTGATACGGGTTCGCTTTCATTTGACCAAGCTAACCATCGCGATGCGTTGGCTCTAGCATGGTTGATGCAGCAGGGAGCTAGCTTGCATGTCGTGCGGGATTACATCGATCCTGGGTTTTCACCGCAGTTGCAAGCATTGTTAACTGAGGCACTGGATAACTTCCACTGCGATCGCTTGCGGGGATATACAGTCACTTGGGTCTTGCTAAAAACTCCAGGTTATGTATCTGGATTATCTAGCTTGGCAGCACGGCTGATGGAATTGACCGAAAGCGATGCCGTCCTACTGGGGGCAAGGTATGCTTTGGGAGACAGTGGTGAGGAAAGGCTGACAGTTATCGGGCGATCGCAAATTCCTGGGACAAATCTAAATGACTTGTTTCAGCCCCTCGGCGGTGGGGGACATTCTCAAGCTGCATCCCTCTCGTTACGGGGTGTCGATGGGCAGGCAACTTTACAACACTTGGTAGACCGACTCAAAGCCACGATTCCCCATCCGCCGACAGCTAGGGAATTAATGTCATCCCCCGTTCGCACGATCCGCCCAGATACAACTATTGCCGAGGCACAACGGATTTTGCTGCGTTACGGTCACTCTGGATTGTCTGTGGTCGATCCTACAGGCAAGTTGGTAGGAATTATTTCCCGCCGCGATCTTGATATTGCCCTGCACCACGGCTTCAGTCACGCTCCCGCCAAGGGGTATATGACGACAAATATCAAGACTATTACCCCAGATACAACCTTGCCAGAAATTCAAGCGTTGATGGTGACATACGATATCGGACGCTTGCCAGTGTTGCAAGACGGAGAATTGCGTGGCATCGTCACCCGTACCGACGTACTGCGAGAATTGCATCAGGAAGGAGCGAGGAGCGAGGAGCGAGGGGTGAGAGGGAATGCTGTTGGGATTATTCCACCTGGGGCATTCTTAAGATTGTTGAGCGATCGCCTTGCTGCACCTTTTTGGGAATTGTTGACTAAGGCTTCTGCCCAGGCAGAACAACGCGGTTGGCACTTGTATTTGGTTGGGGGAGGAGTGCGCGATTTACTGTTGGCAAAACAGAACGGTGCAGCACCCCTGTATCTACAAGATATCGATCTAGTTGTAGATGGCTTTCATCGCGCTGCTGATGTAGGGGCGGGAGTAGAGTTAGCTCGCGCCCTTCAGCAACTTTACCCTGCTGCTCGTCTCGAAATTCATGGGGCATTTCAAACAGCAGCATTGTTGTGGCACAAAGACCCTATTTTCGGCTCTCTTTGGATTGATATTGCCACTGCACGCACGGAATTTTATCCCTATCCTGCTGCCAATCCTGAAGTAGAAGCGAGTTCCATTCGCCAAGACTTGTATCGACGCGACTTTACAGTTAATTCCCTTGCCGTCCGTTTGACACCACCAAGAGCGGGGGAAATGTTAGATTTCTTTGGCGGATTGCTCGATCTACAGGCAAAGGAAATTCGGGTTTTACACCCCAACAGCTTTATCGAAGACCCAACTCGAATTTATCGTGCCGTCCGCTTTGCCGTTCGTTTAGAATTCGCGATCGAACCTCAGACGGAAAATTATATTCGCTATGCCATTAATAGCGGTATCTACAAACGCACACAAGGCAATAATTCCAGAGCGCCTGCCTTACAAACGCGATTGAAAAACGAGCTGAAATACATTTTGCAAGCACCCTACTGGCAAGCAGCTTTACGTTTACTGGGAGATTTAGATGCTTTGCAATGCCTGCATGAAACTTTGAAACTAGATAAAGCTCTTTGGCAGCAGTTGCGGTTTTTGGAGCGTTGTTTGAGACGATTTAATCGAGAGTCGGTACGGGCGGGTTTGGAAACCCGCCCGTACGGGAGTCGGGAGTCGGGAAAGGGAGCAGAGAGGCAGAGGGGCAGAGGAGAAATATTACCACTCACTCCTCACTCCTCACTCCTCACTCCTGATTGGCTGTTACGTCTAGAGGTTCTCATCGCCTATCTTGCCCCAGAATACCGCGATCGCGTTGCCCAAAATTTACAATTACCCGATGACAGTATTAATCGCTTGCGCCATTTGCAACAGGCACAGGAGCGAGTTTTGACAGCTTTACCTTCTTGTCGGCTACCCAGTCAAGTATTTGACTTGTTGCGGCAATACGACCTACCGATGCTAATCTTAATTGCTCTACGCAGTCCTCGTCCTGTGCGATCGCTTGTCTGGCAATATGTCACCCATGGGGCTAACGTCCAACCACTATTAAACGGTCACGACTTGAAACAATTGGGATACAAACCCGGACCTCAATATCGTCAAATTCTCGACGATCTACTTGCTGCCACCCTAGATGGAACTATCCGCGATCGCACGGAGGCTAAGAGTTATCTATTTGAGCATTATCCCCGCTAG
- the psbZ gene encoding photosystem II reaction center protein PsbZ, which yields MLSALFQLTLVALVFLSFALVIGVPVAYATPQNWVESKRLLWIGSIAWFGLVIVIGVLNFLVV from the coding sequence ATGTTATCTGCTTTGTTTCAATTGACTTTAGTTGCCCTGGTATTCTTGTCCTTTGCTTTGGTGATTGGCGTTCCCGTGGCTTACGCTACTCCCCAAAATTGGGTGGAATCAAAAAGGCTGCTTTGGATCGGTTCGATCGCCTGGTTCGGTCTAGTGATCGTCATCGGTGTTTTGAACTTTTTGGTTGTATAA
- the ribH gene encoding 6,7-dimethyl-8-ribityllumazine synthase yields the protein MAVFEGTFTQTEPLRFAIVIGRFNDLVIGKLLEGCQDCLKRHGIDPNPHGSQVDYAYVPGSFEVPIVARQLALSHRYDAVICLGAVIRGQTPHFDYVAGEVAKGIAAAGFQTGVPVIFGILTVDSMQQALERAGIKSNKGWDYAMNAIEMASLMRQLHADITVESYNNNSQSLPAASLKSAVANERSPIAESGE from the coding sequence ATGGCAGTTTTCGAGGGAACTTTTACTCAGACAGAACCTTTACGGTTTGCGATCGTCATCGGTCGGTTTAACGATTTAGTCATTGGTAAGCTGTTAGAAGGATGTCAAGATTGCTTGAAACGTCATGGCATCGATCCGAATCCTCACGGCAGTCAAGTCGATTATGCTTACGTTCCTGGTAGTTTTGAAGTGCCAATTGTGGCGCGACAATTAGCATTATCTCATCGCTATGATGCCGTGATCTGTCTTGGAGCAGTCATTCGCGGTCAAACTCCCCATTTCGATTATGTTGCGGGAGAAGTAGCTAAGGGCATTGCTGCGGCAGGATTTCAAACTGGCGTACCAGTCATTTTTGGTATTTTGACTGTAGACTCGATGCAGCAAGCTCTGGAAAGAGCCGGAATTAAGAGTAACAAGGGTTGGGACTACGCCATGAACGCGATTGAGATGGCTAGCTTGATGCGGCAACTACATGCCGATATAACTGTAGAGTCTTACAACAATAATTCTCAATCCTTGCCCGCTGCCTCGTTGAAAAGTGCCGTTGCTAACGAGCGATCGCCAATTGCAGAAAGTGGCGAGTGA
- a CDS encoding glutamate-5-semialdehyde dehydrogenase yields the protein MTGDTSHTHSGLVATARRAYGASLKLGISKGADRSRAVQKMAEALKQSFDDILEANTLDLEASREMAVPELIVDWLKLTPERLQAAVEILQRLGELSDPLRRIRNADYQLADSQTYCQLMPLGTIALVYEAFPELGAIAAGLCIKTGNSLILKGGGEASHSNAAIAKVLQIALEESGMPSGCLERIETEEGSLTQELITQDQYINLVIPYGRPSLVQQVVRQSTAPVLKSAMGNCYLYWSLSGSIEMMRWTILDSHASEPDPVNAIEKVLIHRTTNPSSLVTLWNSLQEKGFQVRGDSALVEAFPQLQLAKDSEWSQSYLNKTVAFKVVDNLEAAISWINRYSSGHADCIVTESYQESRHFALRVNSASTYINASPRFCRNPARGESIFLGMSNQKGHRRGLISPESLTTVKHIVQGNSRF from the coding sequence ATGACAGGTGACACATCTCATACTCACTCAGGCTTGGTCGCTACTGCTCGTCGCGCCTACGGAGCTTCCCTAAAACTAGGAATTAGTAAGGGGGCAGACCGCAGTCGTGCCGTGCAAAAAATGGCAGAAGCACTCAAGCAATCTTTCGATGACATTTTGGAAGCCAACACTTTGGACTTGGAAGCTAGTCGCGAAATGGCAGTGCCAGAATTAATCGTGGATTGGCTGAAGTTGACTCCCGAACGCCTCCAAGCTGCGGTAGAAATTTTGCAACGCCTCGGCGAACTGTCAGACCCTTTGCGACGGATTAGAAATGCTGACTACCAGCTTGCTGATTCTCAAACTTACTGCCAGCTGATGCCGTTGGGAACGATCGCCCTAGTTTACGAAGCGTTTCCAGAACTTGGGGCGATCGCAGCAGGACTGTGTATCAAGACTGGTAACAGCCTCATTCTCAAAGGTGGAGGAGAAGCCAGTCACTCTAATGCTGCTATTGCTAAGGTGCTGCAAATTGCCTTAGAGGAAAGCGGAATGCCTTCCGGTTGTCTGGAAAGAATTGAGACAGAGGAAGGGAGCTTAACACAGGAATTAATTACCCAAGACCAATACATAAACCTCGTCATTCCCTACGGTCGCCCCAGCTTAGTTCAACAAGTCGTGCGACAGTCCACTGCCCCAGTTTTGAAATCGGCGATGGGGAACTGTTACCTTTACTGGTCGTTATCTGGCAGCATCGAAATGATGCGCTGGACGATCTTAGACAGTCATGCTAGCGAACCCGATCCGGTCAATGCGATCGAGAAAGTCTTGATTCACCGCACGACCAATCCCTCGTCCCTCGTTACCCTGTGGAACAGCTTGCAAGAAAAAGGTTTTCAAGTTAGGGGAGATAGCGCCTTAGTCGAAGCATTTCCCCAGCTACAACTGGCAAAGGATTCCGAGTGGAGTCAATCATATTTAAACAAAACAGTAGCTTTTAAGGTAGTAGACAACTTAGAAGCAGCCATTTCGTGGATCAATCGTTATAGTAGCGGTCATGCCGACTGCATCGTTACCGAGTCCTATCAAGAAAGCCGTCACTTTGCTTTGCGGGTGAATAGTGCCTCCACTTATATCAACGCCTCCCCGCGCTTTTGCCGCAATCCCGCCCGAGGAGAGTCAATATTTCTGGGGATGTCAAATCAAAAAGGACACCGCCGAGGACTGATCAGCCCCGAAAGCCTGACGACGGTAAAGCATATCGTGCAGGGTAATAGCAGATTTTAA
- a CDS encoding acyl-CoA desaturase, translated as MTIATSTKLTINWVNTLFFIGLHFGALFALLPSNFSWQAVGVAVFLYWVTGGLGVTLGFHRLVTHRSFQTPKWLEYFLVFCGTLACQGGPIEWVGTHRAHHLYSDTDPDPHDSNKGFWWSHIGWLIYRRPIELDLARFTKDIAGDPVYQFLEKNMIFIQIALGVVLLLLGGWSFVVWGIFVRVVFVYHCTWLVNSATHKFGYRSHESGDRSTNCWWVALLVFGEGWHNNHHAFQYSARHGLEWWEIDLTWMTICLLQALGLAKNVKLAGKVDG; from the coding sequence ATGACGATTGCTACCTCAACCAAACTAACAATCAACTGGGTCAATACCCTCTTTTTTATTGGTTTGCATTTTGGAGCTTTATTTGCTCTACTCCCTAGCAACTTCAGCTGGCAAGCAGTTGGTGTTGCCGTGTTTCTCTACTGGGTCACTGGCGGTTTGGGAGTTACTCTAGGATTTCACCGTCTTGTCACCCATCGCAGCTTTCAAACTCCAAAATGGCTGGAGTATTTCTTGGTCTTTTGCGGCACTCTTGCCTGTCAAGGAGGACCAATTGAATGGGTCGGGACGCACCGCGCCCATCACCTATACTCCGATACCGATCCAGACCCCCACGACTCTAACAAAGGTTTTTGGTGGAGTCACATCGGCTGGTTAATTTATCGCAGACCGATTGAATTAGATCTTGCTCGTTTTACAAAAGATATTGCTGGCGATCCAGTCTATCAGTTTCTAGAAAAAAATATGATTTTCATCCAGATCGCTCTGGGTGTAGTCCTGCTATTACTTGGTGGCTGGTCGTTTGTCGTCTGGGGAATTTTCGTACGAGTCGTGTTCGTCTACCACTGCACCTGGTTGGTCAACAGCGCCACGCACAAATTTGGCTATCGCAGCCACGAATCCGGCGATCGCTCGACCAACTGTTGGTGGGTAGCCCTGTTGGTGTTTGGCGAAGGCTGGCACAACAACCACCATGCCTTTCAATACTCTGCCCGACACGGCTTAGAGTGGTGGGAAATCGATCTCACCTGGATGACAATCTGCTTGTTACAAGCTCTTGGCTTGGCGAAGAATGTGAAGTTAGCTGGAAAGGTTGACGGCTGA
- a CDS encoding methionine gamma-lyase family protein, translating to MNSYEQLQLAEQALSPIFSGIDAQVKQNLKRVLSAFRHQRVGAHHFASVSGYGHDDLGRQTLDRVFAEVMQAEAAAVRVQFVSGTHAIACALFGVLRPGDEMLAVAGAPYDTLEEAIGLRGSGQGSLIEFGINYRQIDLTAAGNIDWQALETAVRDRTRLVLIQRSCGYSWRSSLSITEIEKIVHIIKQQNPNTICFVDNCYGEFIEDREPTAVGADLMAGSLIKNPGGTIVTAGGYVAGKEELVEAATCRLTAPGIGSAGGATFDQHRLMFQGLFLAPQMVGEAMKGNHLTAYVFDKLGYPVNPAPLVPRRDTIQAVRLGSPQKLVAFCRAIQQNSPIGSYLDPVPAEMPGYESELVMAGGTFIDGSTSEFSADGPLREPYAIFCQGGTHWTHVAIALEAAIEAIGAAN from the coding sequence ATGAACAGCTACGAACAGCTGCAACTAGCAGAACAGGCACTATCTCCGATTTTTTCTGGAATTGACGCTCAGGTCAAGCAAAATCTTAAACGAGTGCTGAGTGCCTTTCGTCACCAGCGGGTGGGGGCGCATCATTTTGCTTCTGTCAGTGGCTACGGTCACGACGATCTCGGTCGTCAGACGTTAGATCGGGTGTTTGCCGAGGTGATGCAAGCAGAAGCAGCCGCAGTGAGAGTCCAGTTTGTCTCTGGAACTCACGCGATCGCCTGTGCTTTATTTGGCGTGTTGCGCCCAGGGGATGAGATGCTGGCAGTTGCCGGTGCGCCCTACGATACGCTGGAAGAAGCGATCGGGCTGAGGGGCAGCGGGCAAGGCTCCTTAATAGAGTTTGGCATTAATTATCGTCAAATAGATCTGACCGCAGCAGGAAATATTGATTGGCAGGCGTTAGAAACGGCGGTACGCGATCGCACCCGTTTAGTTTTAATTCAGCGTTCTTGCGGTTATTCCTGGCGTTCTAGCCTTTCCATTACTGAGATTGAAAAGATCGTCCACATCATCAAACAGCAAAACCCGAACACAATTTGTTTTGTCGATAACTGCTACGGCGAATTTATCGAAGATCGAGAACCTACGGCTGTCGGTGCGGATTTGATGGCGGGGTCTTTGATTAAAAATCCTGGTGGAACGATCGTCACTGCTGGCGGCTATGTCGCAGGGAAAGAGGAGTTGGTAGAAGCGGCTACCTGTCGCCTCACAGCCCCAGGAATTGGTAGTGCTGGCGGGGCGACGTTCGACCAGCATCGACTGATGTTTCAGGGGCTATTTCTCGCACCGCAGATGGTAGGAGAGGCGATGAAAGGCAATCACCTGACTGCATACGTGTTCGACAAGTTAGGATATCCGGTGAATCCCGCCCCGCTGGTTCCGCGTCGAGACACGATTCAAGCAGTTCGATTAGGTTCGCCACAAAAATTAGTGGCTTTTTGTCGGGCAATTCAGCAAAACTCGCCCATTGGTTCTTATCTCGACCCCGTACCCGCCGAGATGCCTGGTTATGAGAGCGAGTTAGTCATGGCTGGGGGGACGTTTATCGATGGTAGTACCTCGGAATTTTCCGCTGATGGTCCTTTACGGGAACCATACGCGATCTTTTGTCAAGGGGGTACTCATTGGACGCACGTTGCGATCGCGTTAGAAGCTGCAATCGAGGCAATAGGAGCTGCCAATTAA
- a CDS encoding DUF4082 domain-containing protein, with product MYKKLLLSSFSVITALLAIAAPRSLAEPSSYSIWSDSTPLNVVVDEDTNPVELGLKFRSDVDGEVSAIRFYRAVANDSGYIVHLWTTTGELLGTGMAVEGQQTAPGWQTVQFYPPIPIKAKQTYIASYYVNSGRYVASEKFFERAGVDNGFLHALRNGEAGSNSTYIYGYGGGFPTQSYNSTNYWIDVVFKPKTTSIWNDSVAPSSIATFDSRAIEVGVKFKATKEGFVTGIRFYKAATNTGTHVGSLWTAGGQLIARGTFVSETTSGWQQLKFDQPIRISADAIYVASYHAPKGNYAYTLNHFTNPISNFGLQFLDGNNGVYKYGSSSFPSQTYKSSNYWVDVLYTPIGD from the coding sequence ATGTATAAAAAATTATTATTATCAAGTTTCAGTGTCATTACAGCATTACTGGCGATCGCCGCTCCGCGCTCTCTAGCCGAACCGTCAAGTTATTCTATTTGGTCTGACTCTACACCTTTAAATGTAGTTGTAGATGAAGATACTAACCCTGTGGAGCTAGGTCTAAAGTTCCGTAGCGATGTAGATGGAGAAGTATCGGCAATTAGATTTTATCGAGCCGTGGCAAATGATAGCGGTTACATCGTTCATCTGTGGACTACCACTGGAGAGTTGCTCGGTACGGGCATGGCTGTTGAAGGACAGCAAACCGCTCCAGGTTGGCAAACCGTACAATTCTACCCACCCATACCAATTAAGGCAAAACAAACATATATTGCTTCTTATTACGTCAACTCTGGGCGATATGTCGCCAGCGAAAAATTCTTCGAGCGTGCTGGGGTAGATAATGGATTTTTACACGCTCTGCGTAATGGTGAAGCTGGAAGTAACAGTACATACATTTACGGCTACGGCGGCGGTTTTCCAACTCAGTCATACAACAGCACTAACTACTGGATAGATGTTGTCTTCAAACCTAAAACAACGAGTATTTGGAATGATTCTGTAGCGCCATCTTCTATTGCCACTTTTGATTCTAGAGCAATAGAGGTAGGTGTAAAGTTTAAAGCTACAAAAGAGGGCTTTGTGACTGGCATTCGGTTCTACAAAGCCGCCACTAACACTGGTACGCACGTCGGCTCTTTATGGACTGCTGGGGGTCAGCTCATCGCACGCGGTACGTTTGTTTCCGAAACAACTTCTGGCTGGCAACAACTTAAATTCGACCAGCCAATTCGGATCTCGGCAGATGCAATTTACGTAGCTTCCTATCACGCTCCAAAAGGTAACTACGCTTACACGCTGAATCACTTTACTAACCCTATAAGCAATTTTGGTTTGCAATTTCTTGATGGTAATAATGGCGTGTATAAATACGGTAGCTCCAGCTTCCCCAGCCAAACTTATAAAAGTAGCAATTACTGGGTAGACGTTCTGTACACTCCGATTGGAGATTAA
- a CDS encoding DNA-methyltransferase: MFLCCPLYNTDYGSAYVGNALELLDCLESNSIDLVMTSPPFALQREKSYGNVEQEAYVNWLFNFCEKVYRVLAPHGSFVLDLGGAYQSKRPVRSLYNYRILIKLCDDLDFRLAEEFFWYNPSKLPSPIEWVNKRKIRTKDAVNTIWWLSKTDHPKANVSNVLVPYSERMKKLLQNPEKFYQPKERPSGHDIGKAFANNNGGAIPSNLLQIPNTESGSRYIQLCKTAKIGAHPARFPQKLPQFFINFLTEPGDTILDIFAGSNTTGAAAESLQRHWIAFEQNRSYLAASAFRFVDANLSQAQVTTLYTQLMSSSQTVALKSFDTHRIVD; encoded by the coding sequence ATGTTCCTATGTTGCCCTTTATACAATACTGATTATGGTTCTGCATATGTTGGTAATGCTTTAGAATTACTTGACTGCCTCGAATCCAATTCTATCGATTTAGTTATGACTTCTCCACCTTTTGCCCTACAACGTGAAAAGAGTTATGGTAATGTCGAGCAAGAGGCTTATGTCAATTGGTTATTTAATTTTTGTGAAAAAGTCTATCGAGTCTTGGCACCCCACGGTAGTTTTGTCCTCGATTTAGGAGGAGCATATCAAAGTAAACGTCCCGTGCGATCGCTCTATAACTACCGCATTTTAATTAAACTTTGCGACGATCTAGATTTCCGGCTGGCTGAGGAGTTTTTTTGGTATAATCCCTCAAAATTACCATCTCCGATTGAGTGGGTCAATAAACGCAAGATCCGCACTAAGGATGCTGTCAATACTATTTGGTGGTTATCAAAAACCGATCATCCCAAAGCAAATGTGAGTAATGTACTCGTGCCTTACTCAGAGCGCATGAAGAAATTACTCCAGAATCCAGAAAAATTTTATCAACCAAAAGAACGTCCGTCAGGACACGATATTGGTAAAGCTTTTGCTAACAATAATGGAGGAGCAATCCCTTCTAATTTATTACAAATACCCAATACTGAAAGCGGCTCTCGCTACATCCAATTGTGTAAAACAGCGAAGATTGGCGCACATCCAGCACGTTTTCCGCAGAAACTTCCCCAGTTCTTTATTAATTTTTTGACAGAACCAGGCGATACAATCCTCGATATCTTTGCAGGTTCTAATACTACAGGTGCAGCAGCTGAATCATTACAACGACATTGGATCGCGTTTGAACAAAACAGATCGTATCTAGCAGCTTCTGCATTTCGATTTGTTGATGCTAATCTGAGTCAAGCACAAGTTACTACTCTATATACTCAGTTGATGTCAAGTTCGCAGACAGTAGCTTTGAAGTCATTCGATACTCACCGCATAGTTGATTAA